A stretch of Sphingomonas sp. JUb134 DNA encodes these proteins:
- the xylA gene encoding xylose isomerase, protein MMAEFFADIPQIRYEGPDSENELAYRFYDKNRVVLGKTMEEHLRFAACFWHTFCWPGSDVFGGGTFNRPWHRGANDSNAAAQKREVAFDFFQKLDVPFYCFHDVDVMADAANVAEHRRYFAEAVDHLEKLQASSGRKLLWGTANLFSHPRYAAGGATNPDPEVFAFGAMQVRDALEATHRLGGTNYVLWGGREGYETLLNTDLKRELDNLGRFLNLVVEHKHKIGFTGTILIEPKPHEPTKHQYDFDTATVYGFLKRYGLENEVRVNIEANHATLSGHTFEHEIATAGALGIFGSIDANRGDPQNGWDTDQFPNSVEEMTLAMLEILRAGGFTTGGFNFDAKVRRQSMDAADLFYGHIGGIDVVAKGLLNAAALIEDGRLDAIKAERYAGWTGPFGEKIADLDLAGIADLAVDQSIDPQPRSGRQERIENLINRFI, encoded by the coding sequence GTGATGGCCGAGTTCTTCGCCGACATTCCCCAGATCCGCTACGAGGGTCCCGATAGCGAGAACGAACTCGCCTATCGCTTCTACGACAAGAATCGCGTCGTGCTCGGCAAGACGATGGAGGAGCATCTGCGCTTCGCCGCATGCTTCTGGCATACCTTCTGCTGGCCCGGCAGCGACGTGTTCGGTGGCGGCACCTTCAACCGCCCCTGGCATCGTGGTGCCAACGACAGCAACGCAGCGGCGCAGAAGCGCGAAGTGGCGTTCGACTTCTTCCAGAAGCTGGACGTGCCCTTCTACTGCTTCCACGACGTCGACGTGATGGCGGACGCCGCCAACGTCGCCGAGCACCGTCGCTATTTCGCCGAAGCCGTCGATCACCTGGAAAAGCTGCAGGCGTCCTCCGGCCGCAAGCTGCTGTGGGGCACCGCCAACCTGTTCAGCCACCCGCGATATGCCGCCGGGGGCGCGACCAACCCGGATCCGGAAGTGTTCGCGTTCGGCGCGATGCAGGTCCGCGACGCGCTGGAGGCGACCCATCGCCTCGGCGGCACCAACTATGTGCTGTGGGGCGGCCGCGAGGGCTATGAGACGCTGCTCAACACCGACCTGAAGCGGGAACTCGACAACCTTGGCCGCTTCCTGAACCTGGTGGTCGAGCACAAGCACAAGATCGGCTTCACCGGCACGATCCTGATCGAGCCGAAGCCGCACGAGCCGACCAAGCACCAGTACGACTTCGACACAGCGACCGTGTACGGCTTCCTGAAGCGCTATGGCCTGGAGAACGAGGTCCGCGTCAACATCGAGGCGAACCACGCCACGCTGTCCGGCCACACCTTCGAGCACGAGATCGCGACCGCGGGGGCGCTCGGGATCTTCGGCTCGATCGACGCCAACCGCGGTGACCCGCAGAACGGCTGGGACACGGATCAATTCCCGAACTCCGTCGAGGAAATGACGCTCGCGATGCTGGAGATCCTGCGCGCCGGGGGCTTCACCACCGGCGGCTTCAACTTCGACGCCAAGGTCCGCCGCCAGTCGATGGACGCGGCCGATCTCTTCTATGGGCACATCGGCGGGATCGACGTGGTGGCCAAGGGCCTGTTGAATGCCGCAGCCCTGATCGAGGACGGTCGCCTGGATGCGATCAAGGCGGAACGCTACGCCGGCTGGACTGGCCCGTTCGGCGAGAAGATCGCCGACCTCGATCTGGCCGGAATCGCGGACCTGGCGGTCGATCAGTCGATCGACCCGCAGCCGCGCTCGGGCCGCCAGGAGCGGATCGAGAACCTCATCAACCGCTTCATCTGA
- a CDS encoding glycoside hydrolase family 43 protein — translation MRLRLQLCLATAAIAATATLAGAQTHTAAQHATHAEARSPEGRRYVAQPLVTDKFFADPSAHVFNGKLYVYPSHDVDAGIPDDDLGNQYAMHDYHVLSMDRVGGPVTVHPVAIDVKDIPWASKQTWAPDAAYKNGTYYLYMPARDKQGVFRIGVATSKSPTGPFKAEKEPIRGSYSIDPAVFTDTDGASYMYFGGIWGGQLQRWTNGRYDPNGGDTDLKQDDKPAIAPKIARMSADMKQFAEATRDVIITDEAGKPVLGGDHDRRFFEAAWTFKRGGKYYFTYSTGDTHFLNYAIGDSPYGPFRYTGHILKPVQGWTSHHSIVEFQGRWWLFYHDTQLSDKNHLRSAKVTELTFNTDGTIQLIDPFKD, via the coding sequence ATGCGCCTGCGCCTACAACTCTGTCTGGCGACCGCCGCCATTGCCGCTACGGCAACGCTGGCCGGCGCGCAGACCCACACGGCGGCTCAGCATGCGACGCACGCCGAAGCACGCAGCCCGGAGGGGCGCCGGTACGTGGCGCAGCCTCTGGTGACCGACAAGTTCTTCGCCGATCCCTCAGCGCACGTCTTCAACGGCAAGCTCTACGTCTATCCCAGCCATGACGTCGATGCGGGGATCCCGGACGACGACCTCGGCAACCAATATGCCATGCACGACTATCATGTGCTGAGCATGGATCGGGTCGGCGGCCCGGTGACGGTCCATCCGGTCGCGATCGACGTGAAGGACATTCCCTGGGCCTCCAAGCAGACCTGGGCGCCGGACGCTGCGTACAAGAACGGCACCTATTATCTCTACATGCCGGCCCGCGACAAACAGGGGGTCTTCCGCATCGGGGTCGCCACGTCCAAGTCGCCGACCGGGCCTTTCAAGGCCGAGAAGGAGCCGATCCGCGGCAGCTACTCGATCGACCCGGCAGTGTTCACCGACACGGACGGCGCGAGCTACATGTATTTCGGCGGCATCTGGGGCGGCCAGCTCCAGCGCTGGACCAACGGCCGCTATGATCCGAACGGCGGCGACACCGACCTGAAGCAGGACGACAAGCCCGCGATCGCGCCCAAGATCGCGCGGATGTCCGCGGACATGAAGCAGTTCGCCGAAGCCACGCGCGACGTGATCATCACGGACGAGGCGGGTAAGCCGGTCCTGGGCGGCGACCACGACCGGCGCTTCTTCGAGGCGGCGTGGACGTTCAAGCGCGGCGGCAAATACTACTTCACCTACTCCACGGGTGACACGCACTTCCTGAACTATGCGATCGGGGACTCGCCCTATGGGCCGTTCCGCTACACGGGGCACATCCTGAAGCCGGTGCAGGGCTGGACGTCGCATCACTCGATCGTGGAGTTCCAGGGCCGCTGGTGGTTGTTCTACCACGACACCCAGCTATCCGATAAGAACCACCTGCGCTCGGCCAAGGTGACCGAACTGACCTTCAACACGGACGGCACGATCCAGCTGATCGATCCGTTCAAGGACTGA
- the xylB gene encoding xylulokinase has protein sequence MFLGIDIGTSGVKAVVLDEHGAVVGQGTAALSVQRPQLLWSEQDPDAWWHATTAAVQAIDPAVRRAVRGIGLAGQMHGATVLGADDTPLRPAILWNDGRSFAECAELEATVPELHAIAGNLAMPGFTAPKLQWLRHHEPAVFDRIATVLLPKDYVRLKMTGEKVSDMSDSAGTLWLDVAGRRWSDTLLAATGLTEAQMPQLVEGSDIAGRLLPDIAALWGMTEVPVAGGGGDNAAGAAGVGAVRDGDALLSLGTSGVIFVATDQFRPNVAGAVHAFCHCLPAMWHQMAVHLSAAACIDWVARLTGAAGAADLFARAERAGPASGPEIFLPYLSGERTPHNDAQVRGAFLRLDHDTSPERLAQAVLEGVGFALADGVRVLREAGTTIDRLSVIGGGARSRYWGETLAAAMDVTLVYLQGGEVGPALGAARLAQLAVDGGTAADVCQAPPVAHVIEPDPALVERLAPKRATFRDAYPRIRNL, from the coding sequence ATGTTCCTCGGCATCGATATCGGCACCTCCGGCGTCAAGGCGGTGGTGCTGGACGAACACGGCGCAGTCGTTGGCCAGGGTACCGCCGCGCTCAGCGTGCAACGGCCCCAGCTGCTCTGGTCGGAGCAGGATCCGGACGCCTGGTGGCATGCCACCACGGCGGCGGTGCAGGCGATCGATCCGGCGGTGCGGCGGGCCGTGCGGGGCATCGGGCTCGCCGGCCAGATGCACGGCGCGACGGTCTTGGGCGCGGACGACACGCCGCTGCGGCCGGCGATCCTCTGGAACGATGGCCGCTCCTTTGCGGAATGCGCGGAGCTCGAGGCAACGGTCCCGGAGCTGCACGCGATCGCCGGCAACCTTGCGATGCCGGGGTTCACGGCACCCAAGCTCCAGTGGCTCCGCCACCACGAGCCCGCGGTCTTCGACCGCATCGCCACCGTGCTGCTGCCCAAGGACTATGTCCGGCTGAAGATGACCGGTGAGAAGGTTTCCGACATGTCGGATTCGGCGGGCACCCTGTGGCTCGACGTGGCCGGCCGGCGCTGGAGCGACACGCTGCTCGCGGCCACGGGCCTCACCGAGGCGCAGATGCCGCAGCTGGTGGAGGGTAGCGACATTGCCGGCCGGCTGCTGCCCGACATTGCGGCGCTGTGGGGCATGACCGAGGTGCCGGTCGCCGGTGGCGGCGGCGACAATGCCGCCGGTGCTGCGGGTGTCGGCGCGGTGCGCGACGGGGACGCCCTGCTCTCGCTCGGCACTTCGGGCGTCATCTTCGTGGCGACGGACCAGTTTCGGCCGAATGTCGCCGGCGCAGTCCACGCCTTCTGCCACTGCCTGCCGGCCATGTGGCACCAGATGGCGGTCCACCTGTCGGCTGCGGCCTGCATCGATTGGGTGGCTCGCCTGACCGGCGCCGCCGGTGCCGCCGACCTGTTTGCCCGCGCCGAACGCGCCGGGCCGGCGTCCGGGCCGGAGATCTTCCTCCCCTACCTCTCCGGTGAGCGGACGCCGCACAATGATGCGCAGGTGCGCGGTGCGTTCCTGCGGCTCGACCATGACACCAGCCCGGAACGGCTAGCGCAGGCGGTGCTGGAAGGCGTCGGCTTCGCACTAGCCGACGGCGTGCGCGTCCTGCGCGAAGCCGGAACCACCATCGATCGCCTGTCGGTGATCGGGGGTGGCGCCCGTTCCCGCTACTGGGGCGAGACGCTTGCGGCGGCGATGGACGTGACGCTTGTCTACCTGCAGGGCGGCGAAGTCGGGCCCGCCTTGGGTGCCGCCCGTCTCGCCCAGCTTGCCGTCGATGGCGGCACCGCCGCAGACGTGTGCCAGGCACCGCCCGTCGCCCACGTCATCGAACCCGATCCAGCGCTCGTCGAGCGCCTGGCCCCCAAGCGCGCCACCTTCCGCGACGCCTATCCCCGCATAAGGAACCTGTGA